Proteins found in one Seonamhaeicola sp. S2-3 genomic segment:
- a CDS encoding S41 family peptidase, whose protein sequence is MKLPLKLFSLVAYVITSISIAQNPLINFPAISPDGQTLAFNYQGDIWTSNVDGSNPKRLTVHEAYDTKPIWSADGKSIAFISERFGNNDVFVMPAQGGTPKRITYHSASDIITDYTLNGSIIFSTRRNFAQVESEYETHIVSDKGGTPKRYLNATGFDAALSPNGKFIVFVKGSCRIEREAYQGPANRDVWLYNIKTDSYTKLTNYDGNDFYPQWGDNHTIYFQSSQSGKYNVHQISIDDNGNKAGAISQVTNFKDMGIFSFQISRNGKELVVVKGNEVYIVNAKTKAKKQVNINIASDYRFNPVVHKTYFNNVDDIAISPNGKYAAINIRGEIFIRETNKDKKRTVNLTKSSYRDTNATWLNDSTLLFVSDRDGQKDIYKVTSNNENESDLFKTLKHKIERITKTDDDESGLTLSPNGKLLAYTLGRGKLVVANIDSTGKLSKKTTLLDGWASASGVAWSPDSKWLAYSLSDLDFNSEIYIHKADNSMKPVNVSMHPKQDRGPVWSPDGKKLMFSSNRNNNDYDVWFTWLTKADWEKTTQDWEEEVDENQKAKTKNEAKKDSKNKKSESSKVADVIIDFDDIHERQVQVTSFVGGEFGRLFSKDSKTIYYTTGNGGRGNAEVESDLFKIKWNGKDKKGITSNNTRPSNITTDKKLSKIYLTKRGGSLSSINMGSSKSETLSFTAKLDIDYNIESQQIFNEAWKAINDGFYDPNFHGQNWEQLRKTYEPLALNASTRHDFQSIFNKMLGQINASHMGLYRVETREDLDYERTGLLGVEFEPTTNGHLKVVAIVPAMPSDRSFSKLLLGDVITSVNGYSLDKNVNVYSLLEGTTNEKIYLEVNRGGTTKEIVIRPTSSNRTQNYNAWVKERKRLTEKYSNGRLGYIHIQGMNWTSFERFERELTAAGLGKEGIVIDVRFNGGGWTTDYLMAVLNVKQHAYTVPRGAAKNLEKEQTKFINHYPYSERLPLAAWTKPSIALCNQNSYSNAEIFSHAYKTLGIGTLVGVPTFGAVISTGATRLIDGSFVRMPFRGWYVKATKSNMELGPAVPDIVVYNSPDDKAKNKDMQLKKAVDELLSQLK, encoded by the coding sequence ATGAAATTACCATTAAAGCTTTTTTCTTTAGTAGCTTATGTTATTACAAGCATTAGCATTGCCCAAAATCCATTAATTAATTTTCCAGCTATAAGTCCAGATGGGCAAACCTTAGCTTTTAATTATCAAGGTGATATTTGGACATCAAATGTAGATGGTTCAAACCCTAAGAGACTTACAGTACATGAAGCTTACGATACCAAACCCATTTGGAGTGCAGATGGTAAATCTATAGCCTTTATAAGTGAGCGTTTTGGTAATAATGACGTGTTTGTAATGCCTGCACAGGGAGGAACTCCCAAACGTATTACGTATCATTCAGCTTCAGATATAATAACAGATTATACTTTAAACGGTTCTATAATATTTTCAACACGCAGAAACTTTGCTCAAGTAGAGAGTGAATACGAAACGCACATAGTTAGTGATAAAGGTGGAACACCTAAGCGCTATTTAAATGCTACAGGTTTTGATGCAGCACTATCACCTAACGGAAAATTTATTGTATTTGTAAAAGGAAGCTGTAGAATTGAAAGAGAGGCTTATCAAGGACCCGCTAACAGAGACGTTTGGTTATACAATATTAAAACCGACAGTTATACCAAACTAACCAATTATGATGGTAACGATTTTTACCCGCAATGGGGAGATAATCACACCATTTATTTTCAATCTTCACAAAGCGGAAAATATAATGTGCATCAAATAAGTATTGATGATAATGGCAACAAAGCAGGAGCTATTTCACAAGTCACCAATTTTAAAGATATGGGCATTTTTTCATTTCAAATAAGCCGAAATGGAAAGGAATTGGTTGTTGTAAAAGGCAATGAAGTTTATATTGTTAATGCCAAAACAAAGGCTAAAAAACAAGTGAATATCAACATAGCCTCAGATTATAGGTTTAATCCTGTTGTACACAAAACTTATTTTAATAATGTTGATGATATTGCTATTTCTCCTAATGGTAAATATGCAGCCATTAATATACGCGGTGAAATTTTTATTAGAGAAACAAATAAAGATAAAAAACGAACTGTAAACCTTACCAAATCATCTTATAGAGATACCAATGCCACTTGGTTGAATGATAGTACGTTGCTTTTTGTGTCTGATAGAGATGGACAGAAAGATATTTATAAGGTGACATCTAATAACGAAAACGAATCAGATTTATTTAAAACACTAAAACACAAAATTGAACGCATAACTAAAACTGATGATGACGAAAGTGGGTTAACTTTATCTCCTAACGGTAAACTTTTAGCCTATACCTTAGGGCGAGGTAAATTGGTTGTCGCAAATATTGATAGCACTGGAAAACTTTCTAAAAAAACAACTCTTTTAGATGGGTGGGCTTCAGCAAGTGGAGTGGCTTGGTCTCCAGATTCAAAATGGTTGGCGTATAGTTTAAGCGATTTAGATTTTAATTCTGAAATCTATATTCATAAAGCCGATAATAGTATGAAACCGGTAAATGTTTCTATGCACCCCAAGCAAGATAGAGGCCCAGTGTGGAGTCCTGACGGAAAGAAATTGATGTTTTCTTCAAATAGAAATAATAACGATTATGATGTATGGTTTACCTGGTTAACAAAAGCCGATTGGGAGAAAACAACACAAGATTGGGAAGAAGAAGTTGATGAAAACCAAAAAGCTAAAACTAAAAATGAAGCTAAAAAGGATAGTAAAAACAAAAAAAGTGAATCTTCTAAAGTAGCCGATGTAATTATTGATTTTGATGATATACATGAGCGTCAAGTACAAGTAACTTCTTTTGTAGGTGGAGAGTTTGGTAGGTTATTTTCAAAAGATTCTAAAACCATTTACTATACCACTGGTAATGGTGGTAGGGGAAATGCCGAGGTTGAATCTGATTTATTTAAAATAAAATGGAATGGAAAAGACAAAAAAGGAATCACTTCTAACAATACCAGACCATCAAATATTACTACAGATAAAAAACTTTCTAAAATTTACTTAACTAAAAGAGGTGGTAGTTTATCTAGTATCAATATGGGGAGTTCTAAAAGTGAAACCTTATCATTTACTGCAAAATTAGATATAGATTACAACATAGAATCACAGCAAATATTTAATGAAGCTTGGAAAGCTATTAATGATGGATTTTATGACCCTAATTTTCATGGTCAAAATTGGGAACAATTAAGAAAAACTTACGAGCCTTTAGCTTTAAATGCCTCTACACGTCATGATTTTCAATCTATCTTCAATAAAATGCTAGGGCAAATTAATGCTAGCCATATGGGGCTTTACCGTGTAGAAACCAGAGAAGATTTAGATTATGAGCGTACAGGTTTATTAGGCGTAGAGTTTGAACCAACAACCAACGGGCATTTAAAAGTAGTTGCAATTGTTCCTGCAATGCCTAGTGACAGAAGTTTTAGCAAGTTGTTGTTAGGAGATGTTATTACTTCTGTAAATGGGTATAGTTTAGATAAAAACGTAAATGTTTATAGCCTTTTAGAAGGAACTACTAATGAAAAAATTTATTTAGAAGTCAATAGAGGTGGTACAACAAAAGAAATTGTAATTAGACCAACTAGTAGTAACCGTACCCAAAATTATAATGCTTGGGTTAAGGAACGTAAACGCTTAACCGAAAAATATTCTAATGGTAGGTTGGGGTATATTCATATTCAAGGTATGAATTGGACTAGTTTTGAACGATTTGAGCGTGAACTTACAGCTGCAGGATTAGGAAAAGAAGGTATTGTTATAGATGTGAGATTTAACGGTGGCGGATGGACAACAGATTATTTAATGGCAGTATTAAACGTAAAACAACACGCTTACACCGTACCTAGAGGTGCAGCCAAAAATTTAGAAAAAGAACAAACAAAATTCATTAATCATTATCCTTATAGTGAACGATTACCATTAGCAGCATGGACAAAGCCTTCTATAGCGTTATGTAACCAGAATAGCTACTCTAATGCCGAAATTTTTTCGCATGCTTATAAAACTTTGGGAATTGGTACTTTAGTTGGAGTGCCTACTTTTGGAGCGGTTATTTCAACAGGTGCTACCCGTTTAATAGATGGTTCTTTTGTAAGAATGCCTTTTAGAGGTTGGTATGTTAAAGCAACAAAATCTAATATGGAATTAGGACCTGCTGTACCAGATATTGTGGTATATAACAGTCCAGATGATAAAGCTAAAAATAAAGATATGCAACTTAAAAAAGCGGTTGATGAATTGTTAAGTCAATTAAAATAG
- the pxpA gene encoding 5-oxoprolinase subunit PxpA, with protein MYLYSVDINADVGEGIGNESKLLPYLSSCNIACGGHAGNEDTMRKVVKLAKAHKVKIGAHPSFPDKENFGRVKMDISCAALYTSLKHQLSNLLEVLHSENATLHHIKPHGALYNLAAVSKKVAGVVIELIKSMQYPVQLYVPYKSVIAALALENDISITYEAFADRNYNDDLSLVSRKTPNALITDDEVMKEHVLKMVTNKKVTTVTGKEQSILVNTICVHGDNENAIKLVEKLHKFLVKNHIKIQ; from the coding sequence ATGTATCTTTATTCAGTAGATATAAATGCCGATGTAGGTGAGGGTATAGGTAACGAGTCTAAATTACTGCCTTATCTATCTTCTTGCAATATTGCTTGCGGAGGTCATGCAGGTAATGAAGATACTATGCGTAAGGTAGTAAAGTTAGCTAAGGCTCATAAGGTTAAAATTGGCGCACATCCATCGTTTCCTGATAAAGAAAACTTTGGTCGTGTGAAAATGGACATATCATGTGCCGCGTTATATACTTCTTTAAAACATCAATTATCAAATTTGTTAGAGGTGTTGCATTCTGAAAATGCTACTTTACACCATATAAAACCTCACGGAGCATTGTATAACTTGGCTGCTGTTAGTAAAAAAGTAGCCGGTGTAGTTATTGAGCTAATTAAGAGTATGCAGTATCCGGTGCAATTGTATGTGCCTTATAAATCGGTAATTGCGGCACTGGCTCTAGAAAATGATATTTCTATTACCTATGAAGCTTTTGCTGATAGAAATTATAATGACGATTTAAGTTTAGTTTCTAGAAAAACCCCCAATGCTTTAATAACTGATGATGAAGTAATGAAAGAACATGTTCTAAAAATGGTTACAAATAAAAAGGTTACCACTGTAACAGGTAAAGAGCAATCTATTTTAGTAAATACCATTTGTGTACATGGAGATAATGAAAATGCCATAAAATTGGTTGAAAAACTACATAAGTTTTTGGTTAAAAACCATATAAAAATTCAGTAG
- the pxpB gene encoding 5-oxoprolinase subunit PxpB: MSYQLTYRLYGAFAILIEWPQKISKDILYDVLNFKHKILEIKHDSVLEITHAYCSMLVSFKESVIDFDKEVEALKSIYNKDSKETKTHYKLWKIPVCYDFSFGIDLKTLAEAKGLSVNEVIKLHSQALYTVYFIGFLPGFLYLGGLNEVLYTPRKDTPRLKVEKGAVAIGGNQTGVYPNESPGGWNIIGNSPINFFNIKNKIPCFASAGDVIQFYPISLKEHQDIKILVDAGVYQLESEVVND; the protein is encoded by the coding sequence ATGTCTTATCAACTTACTTATAGGCTATATGGAGCGTTTGCTATTTTAATTGAATGGCCACAAAAAATTAGCAAAGACATTCTTTATGATGTTTTAAATTTCAAACATAAAATACTTGAAATTAAACATGATAGTGTACTAGAAATAACGCATGCTTATTGTTCTATGTTAGTTAGTTTTAAGGAGTCTGTAATTGATTTTGATAAAGAAGTTGAAGCTTTAAAAAGTATTTATAATAAAGATTCTAAAGAAACTAAGACCCACTATAAATTATGGAAAATACCCGTGTGTTATGATTTTAGTTTTGGTATAGATTTAAAAACGCTTGCAGAAGCTAAAGGCTTGTCGGTTAATGAGGTGATTAAACTGCATTCACAAGCTTTATATACAGTATATTTTATAGGGTTTTTACCTGGGTTTTTATATTTAGGTGGTTTAAACGAGGTTTTATATACTCCAAGAAAAGATACACCAAGATTAAAGGTTGAAAAAGGAGCTGTTGCTATAGGCGGAAATCAAACAGGAGTTTACCCTAATGAAAGCCCGGGAGGGTGGAATATTATTGGTAATTCTCCCATTAACTTTTTTAATATAAAAAATAAAATTCCCTGTTTTGCTAGTGCAGGAGATGTAATTCAATTTTATCCTATTTCTTTAAAAGAACATCAAGATATTAAAATATTGGTTGATGCTGGTGTTTATCAATTAGAAAGTGAGGTGGTTAATGATTAA
- a CDS encoding biotin-dependent carboxyltransferase family protein: MINVLAPGIYSTIQDFGRIGFQEYGVPYSGVMDRKAATLANAILGNSPDLPVLEITMQGPKLQFQCTTTICVTGANLSAKLNNSLFSNNKPMMVKSGDILSFGSLKQGIRAYVAVKDGFQTEQVMHSYSMYSGITKKKKLEKGDVLKISTANNLLRNYNASIKINFDYFNLKTLEVFKGPEFDMLSKKQKNQLLNTEFTISKNNNRMAYQFNELLENNLKPIITSPVLPGTVQLTPSGNLIVLMRDCQTTGGYPRVLQLKESAINLLAQKYTNQAVLFQLV; the protein is encoded by the coding sequence ATGATTAACGTTTTAGCACCGGGAATTTATTCTACAATACAAGATTTTGGTAGAATTGGTTTTCAAGAGTATGGAGTGCCATATTCAGGAGTTATGGATAGGAAAGCAGCAACTTTGGCTAATGCTATTTTAGGAAATTCTCCAGATTTACCAGTTTTAGAAATTACAATGCAAGGACCCAAATTGCAGTTTCAATGTACTACTACCATTTGTGTTACTGGAGCTAATTTATCGGCTAAATTAAACAATAGTCTTTTTTCTAATAATAAACCCATGATGGTAAAATCTGGCGATATTCTTTCTTTTGGAAGTTTAAAACAAGGAATTAGGGCATATGTAGCAGTTAAAGACGGATTCCAAACAGAACAAGTGATGCACAGTTATAGTATGTATTCTGGAATTACTAAAAAAAAGAAACTAGAAAAAGGCGATGTTTTAAAAATTTCAACTGCAAATAATTTATTAAGAAACTACAATGCTTCTATTAAAATTAACTTTGATTATTTCAATTTAAAAACATTGGAAGTTTTTAAAGGTCCTGAGTTTGATATGCTTTCTAAAAAGCAAAAAAATCAATTATTAAATACAGAGTTTACCATTTCAAAAAATAATAATAGAATGGCATATCAATTCAATGAGCTCCTAGAAAATAATTTAAAGCCTATTATAACTTCGCCTGTATTGCCGGGAACGGTGCAATTAACTCCATCGGGTAATCTTATTGTTTTAATGAGAGATTGCCAAACTACAGGCGGGTATCCTAGAGTGTTGCAATTAAAAGAAAGTGCTATTAATTTATTAGCACAAAAATATACTAATCAAGCTGTTTTATTTCAATTGGTTTAA
- the deoD gene encoding purine-nucleoside phosphorylase, whose amino-acid sequence MSVHIEAKKGDIAETILLPGDPLRAKWIAETFFDNPVCFNKVRGMLGYTGTYNGKKISVMGTGMGVPSISIYAHELITEYNVKNLIRVGSAGSYQKHIKVRDVVLAMAASSNSGVNELRFGGADYAPTANFELFQKAVEAAKSKNIPIKAGNVFTSDEFYADDFESYKKWSKFGVLCVEMETAGLYTVAAKHNVNALTILTISDSLVTGDRLSSKDRETTFKDMIEIALELA is encoded by the coding sequence ATGAGCGTACACATTGAAGCTAAAAAAGGGGATATAGCAGAAACCATTTTATTACCTGGAGATCCGTTACGTGCTAAATGGATTGCTGAAACTTTTTTTGATAATCCAGTTTGCTTTAATAAAGTTAGAGGTATGTTGGGTTATACAGGCACCTATAATGGTAAAAAAATATCAGTAATGGGTACTGGCATGGGGGTACCTTCTATCTCAATTTATGCTCATGAATTAATAACCGAATACAACGTTAAAAACCTTATTAGAGTTGGTAGTGCAGGGTCTTATCAAAAACATATTAAAGTAAGAGATGTTGTTTTAGCTATGGCAGCCTCTTCTAATTCTGGTGTAAACGAATTACGCTTTGGAGGTGCAGACTATGCGCCTACTGCTAATTTTGAATTATTTCAAAAAGCTGTTGAAGCAGCAAAAAGCAAAAACATTCCTATTAAAGCTGGTAATGTTTTTACATCAGATGAGTTTTATGCTGATGATTTTGAATCTTATAAAAAATGGTCAAAATTCGGAGTATTATGTGTAGAAATGGAAACAGCAGGATTATATACTGTGGCTGCTAAACACAATGTAAATGCACTGACCATTTTAACAATTTCTGACTCTTTAGTTACTGGCGACAGATTATCTAGCAAAGACAGAGAAACTACTTTTAAAGATATGATAGAAATTGCCTTAGAATTAGCTTAA
- the deoC gene encoding deoxyribose-phosphate aldolase, which produces MKLLNTYIDHTLLKPTATKNDIIKLCDEAKQYRFFSVCVNSCYVALAKKQLKGTDVKVCSVIGFPLGAMSTEAKVAETKAALNDGADEIDMVINVGLLKSKDFDAVWKDIESVKSSMPNNVLKVILETCYLEELEIIKASELAIQSGADFIKTSTGFGTGGATIDDVKLMKSVCKTCVKIKASGGIRDTKTALEYINLGVDRIGTSSGIAIVEGSSNSSNSNY; this is translated from the coding sequence TTGAAACTTCTAAACACCTACATAGACCACACACTACTTAAACCCACCGCTACTAAAAACGACATTATTAAACTTTGCGATGAAGCTAAACAATATCGATTTTTTTCGGTATGTGTAAACAGTTGCTACGTAGCGTTAGCTAAAAAACAATTAAAAGGTACCGATGTAAAAGTATGCAGTGTAATTGGGTTTCCGTTAGGAGCCATGTCTACCGAAGCTAAAGTAGCAGAAACTAAAGCAGCCTTAAATGATGGCGCCGATGAAATTGATATGGTTATTAATGTTGGTCTTTTAAAAAGTAAAGATTTTGATGCCGTTTGGAAAGACATTGAGTCTGTAAAATCTAGTATGCCCAATAACGTTTTAAAAGTTATATTAGAAACCTGTTACCTAGAAGAATTAGAAATTATAAAAGCCAGCGAATTAGCCATACAAAGTGGTGCCGATTTTATAAAAACATCTACTGGATTTGGAACTGGTGGAGCCACAATTGATGATGTAAAACTTATGAAAAGTGTTTGTAAAACATGTGTTAAAATTAAAGCCTCTGGCGGTATTAGAGACACAAAAACAGCTTTAGAATACATTAACTTAGGTGTTGATAGAATAGGAACCTCTTCTGGAATTGCTATTGTTGAAGGCTCTTCAAATTCATCAAATTCAAATTATTAA
- the deoC gene encoding deoxyribose-phosphate aldolase, which translates to MNIFEHIELTQLNPSTTERDIIDLCLEAKERQVYSICINSSYVALSKELLNNSKVKICSVVGFPFGNVDTKSKIHEAKTAIKNGAEEIDMVINLGLLKSKNYVSVLKDITDVKLAIGEVPLKVILEVSELNKNEILKACQICMDAKVDFIKTSTGFSKGGATLTVVKIIKKTIKGAIKICAFHGIDNEETAIKYFDTGVHRIGVTPDFKTSEVV; encoded by the coding sequence ATGAATATTTTTGAACACATTGAATTAACTCAATTAAATCCTAGTACCACAGAACGTGATATTATAGACCTCTGCCTAGAAGCAAAAGAACGGCAAGTTTATTCTATTTGTATCAATAGTTCATATGTTGCCCTAAGTAAAGAACTTCTAAACAACAGTAAAGTAAAAATTTGCTCTGTTGTTGGTTTTCCTTTTGGAAACGTTGACACAAAATCTAAAATACACGAAGCCAAAACTGCTATAAAAAATGGTGCCGAAGAAATTGATATGGTTATCAACTTAGGTCTATTAAAAAGTAAAAACTACGTTTCTGTGCTAAAAGATATTACTGATGTTAAACTTGCAATTGGAGAGGTTCCTCTTAAAGTCATTCTAGAAGTATCAGAATTAAATAAAAATGAAATCTTAAAAGCCTGCCAAATATGTATGGATGCTAAAGTAGATTTTATAAAAACCTCTACTGGATTTTCTAAAGGTGGCGCTACTTTAACTGTGGTAAAAATTATTAAAAAAACCATTAAAGGTGCTATTAAAATTTGTGCATTTCATGGTATTGATAATGAAGAAACCGCCATTAAATACTTTGACACAGGCGTTCATAGAATAGGCGTTACACCAGATTTTAAAACCTCTGAAGTGGTTTAG
- the clpB gene encoding ATP-dependent chaperone ClpB — protein sequence MNFNNYTIKSQEAIQQAQQIAQGYGHQQIENEHIFKAIFEVDENVLPFILKKLNVNISILQQALNKQLESFSKVSGGEIMLSREAGKSLNEASIIAKKMKDDFVSIEHLILAVFKSNSKIAQMLKDQGVTEKGLKAAIEELRKGENVTSQSQEDTYNSLNKYAKNLNQLAKDGKLDPVIGRDEEIRRILQILSRRTKNNPILVGEPGTGKTAIAEGLAHRIIDGDIPENLKEKQIFALDMGALIAGAKYKGEFEERLKAVIKEVTSSDGDIVLFIDEIHTLVGAGGGQGAMDAANILKPALARGELRAIGATTLDEYQKYFEKDKALERRFQKVMVDEPDTESAISILRGIKEKYETHHKVRIKDEAIIGAVELSTRYITNRYLPDKAIDLMDEAASKLRMEINSKPEELDVLDRKIMQLEIEIEAIKREKDESKLKSLRADLANLKETRNEINAKWKSEKEVVDNIQNTKQNIENFKLEAERAEREGDYGKVAELRYGKIKEAQEQLEALQKQLQEQAENSLIKEEVTYDDIAEVVAKWTGIPVTKMLQSEREKLLKLEDQLHKRVVGQEEAIEAVSDAVRRSRAGLQNPKKPIGTFLFLGTTGVGKTELAKALAEYLFDDENAMTRIDMSEYQERHAVSRLVGAPPGYVGYDEGGQLTEAVRRKPYSVVLLDEIEKAHPDTFNILLQVLDEGHLTDNKGRVADFKNTIIIMTSNLGSNVIHERFEATKDIDSAIEAAKLDVLALLKQSVRPEFLNRIDDTIMFTPLSKENIIEIVGLQLKNVTKMLAQQNITFDATQEAIDYLAIKGYNPEYGARPVKRVIQKEVLNALSKEILAGKVTTDSIILLDAFNEKLVFRNQNNLVTEKL from the coding sequence ATGAACTTTAATAATTATACAATAAAATCACAGGAAGCCATACAACAAGCGCAACAAATAGCGCAAGGTTATGGCCACCAACAAATAGAAAACGAACACATTTTTAAAGCCATTTTTGAGGTTGATGAAAACGTATTACCATTCATTTTAAAAAAACTGAATGTAAACATTTCTATATTACAACAAGCATTAAACAAACAACTAGAGAGTTTTTCTAAAGTTTCTGGTGGTGAAATAATGCTATCTAGAGAAGCTGGTAAATCGCTTAACGAAGCCTCTATAATTGCTAAAAAAATGAAAGACGACTTTGTGTCTATTGAGCATTTAATACTTGCTGTATTTAAATCTAACAGCAAAATAGCACAAATGTTAAAAGACCAAGGCGTAACCGAAAAAGGTTTAAAAGCAGCTATAGAAGAATTGAGAAAAGGCGAAAATGTAACATCTCAAAGTCAAGAAGACACCTACAACTCATTAAACAAATACGCTAAAAACTTAAATCAATTAGCTAAAGATGGTAAACTAGATCCTGTTATTGGACGCGATGAAGAAATACGAAGAATACTTCAAATTTTATCTCGTAGAACCAAAAACAACCCTATTTTAGTGGGCGAACCAGGAACTGGTAAAACCGCCATTGCCGAAGGTTTAGCACACCGAATTATTGATGGTGATATTCCCGAAAACTTAAAAGAAAAACAAATTTTCGCACTAGATATGGGCGCACTTATTGCTGGCGCTAAGTATAAAGGTGAGTTTGAAGAACGTTTAAAAGCCGTTATAAAAGAAGTTACTTCTAGTGATGGCGATATTGTATTGTTTATTGACGAGATTCATACTTTAGTTGGTGCAGGTGGCGGACAAGGTGCTATGGATGCCGCTAATATTTTAAAACCAGCATTAGCGCGTGGTGAATTAAGAGCTATTGGTGCTACAACCCTCGATGAATATCAAAAATATTTTGAAAAAGATAAAGCTCTAGAACGTCGTTTTCAAAAAGTTATGGTAGATGAACCAGATACCGAAAGTGCCATTTCTATACTTAGAGGTATTAAAGAAAAATACGAAACACACCATAAAGTACGCATTAAAGACGAAGCTATTATTGGAGCTGTTGAACTTTCAACACGCTACATTACAAACCGTTATTTGCCTGATAAAGCCATTGATTTAATGGATGAAGCTGCATCTAAATTGCGTATGGAAATAAATTCTAAACCAGAAGAACTTGATGTTTTAGATAGAAAAATAATGCAGTTAGAAATTGAAATTGAAGCCATTAAACGCGAAAAAGATGAAAGCAAATTAAAATCGTTACGTGCAGATTTAGCCAATTTAAAAGAAACTCGCAATGAAATTAATGCCAAATGGAAAAGCGAAAAAGAAGTAGTAGATAATATTCAAAACACCAAACAGAATATTGAAAACTTCAAATTAGAAGCTGAACGCGCCGAACGTGAAGGCGATTATGGTAAAGTAGCAGAGTTACGCTACGGAAAAATTAAAGAAGCTCAAGAACAGCTTGAAGCACTACAAAAACAGCTACAAGAACAAGCTGAGAATTCTTTGATAAAAGAAGAGGTAACTTATGATGATATTGCTGAAGTTGTAGCCAAATGGACAGGTATTCCTGTTACAAAAATGCTACAAAGCGAGCGCGAGAAATTACTAAAACTTGAAGATCAGTTACACAAACGTGTGGTAGGACAAGAAGAAGCTATTGAAGCAGTAAGTGATGCTGTTAGACGTAGTCGTGCTGGTTTACAAAATCCTAAAAAACCTATCGGAACCTTCTTATTCCTTGGTACTACAGGCGTTGGTAAAACCGAATTAGCAAAAGCTTTAGCAGAATATCTGTTTGATGATGAAAATGCCATGACCAGAATTGATATGAGCGAATACCAAGAACGTCATGCTGTAAGCCGTTTAGTTGGTGCACCTCCAGGATATGTTGGCTATGATGAAGGCGGACAGTTAACAGAAGCAGTGCGTAGAAAACCATATTCTGTAGTGCTTTTAGATGAAATTGAAAAAGCTCACCCAGATACCTTTAACATTTTACTACAAGTATTAGATGAAGGACATTTAACTGATAATAAAGGACGCGTTGCAGATTTTAAAAACACCATTATTATTATGACTTCTAATTTAGGAAGTAATGTAATACATGAGCGTTTTGAAGCCACAAAAGATATAGATTCTGCCATTGAAGCTGCAAAACTAGATGTGTTGGCGTTATTAAAACAAAGCGTTCGTCCAGAATTTTTAAACAGAATTGATGATACTATTATGTTTACTCCTTTAAGCAAAGAAAATATAATAGAAATTGTAGGGCTTCAACTTAAAAATGTAACAAAAATGCTAGCGCAACAAAACATTACATTTGATGCTACTCAAGAGGCTATTGATTATTTAGCTATAAAAGGTTACAATCCAGAATATGGTGCAAGACCCGTAAAAAGAGTTATTCAAAAAGAAGTACTTAACGCTTTAAGCAAAGAAATATTAGCAGGAAAAGTAACTACAGATAGTATCATTTTATTAGATGCCTTCAATGAAAAATTAGTATTTAGAAACCAAAATAATTTGGTTACTGAAAAACTATAA
- the ytxJ gene encoding bacillithiol system redox-active protein YtxJ, producing the protein MGLLNKIFGGSSEPKEEKILPWIALKNLEQLNDIEEKSKTKAQVIFKHSTRCGISRMVMNQFVDAYNLTETDLDLYYLDLLNYRDVSNEVGYKFQVLHESPQILVIKNGQTVAHASHGAINEISLENYI; encoded by the coding sequence ATGGGATTATTAAACAAGATATTTGGTGGTTCAAGTGAACCAAAAGAAGAAAAAATTTTACCTTGGATTGCTTTAAAGAACTTAGAGCAGTTAAATGATATTGAAGAAAAATCGAAAACCAAAGCACAAGTTATTTTTAAACATTCAACACGCTGTGGTATTAGCCGTATGGTAATGAACCAGTTTGTTGATGCTTATAATTTAACAGAAACCGATTTAGATTTGTATTACCTAGATTTATTAAACTACAGAGACGTATCAAATGAGGTTGGGTATAAGTTTCAGGTATTGCACGAGTCACCACAAATATTGGTTATAAAGAACGGACAAACCGTTGCACACGCTTCTCATGGTGCTATTAACGAAATATCATTAGAAAATTATATCTAA